The Chryseobacterium geocarposphaerae genome window below encodes:
- a CDS encoding glycosyltransferase: MKIALIHDWLDKYGGAERVVTSMNDFIDFDYYFAYADIMSDVDKLKMFNGKTPEVLTSRLLKLLGKNFRYALPFFPIVSKLFNKQFTNLPVDWIISSSWCLSKGFRINNEKHISYIQARNFKYIWDEYDNYFKGILGVIFLPLRKYLQSFDKRTAQNPDYIIANSKYVQDWIEEHYNRKSVVIYPPVAVDHFNLRTTKIQDSDYYVTVGRLVQYKRFDLLIKAFINLNKKLIIIGDGSEKSKLEKLSKGNENIIFKGFLNSNEINHYISNAKAFVFSSLEDFGIAPVEAQACGTPVIAYGRGGTLETVLENKTGVFFYSQNVQEIEEAVKKFENKIFNFNPILIREHSRKFSAEVFKMKFKSYLAECNLMKEKI; this comes from the coding sequence ATGAAAATAGCTTTAATCCATGACTGGCTGGATAAATATGGTGGCGCCGAACGGGTTGTAACCTCAATGAATGATTTCATTGATTTTGATTATTACTTTGCCTATGCAGACATAATGAGTGACGTGGACAAGCTAAAAATGTTTAATGGTAAAACGCCGGAAGTTTTAACAAGTCGGCTTTTAAAACTTTTGGGTAAAAATTTTCGTTATGCACTACCATTTTTTCCCATTGTGAGTAAATTATTTAACAAACAATTTACAAATCTTCCTGTTGATTGGATAATCAGCTCTTCCTGGTGCTTATCTAAAGGCTTTAGGATTAATAATGAGAAACATATCAGCTATATACAAGCCCGAAACTTTAAATACATTTGGGATGAATATGATAATTATTTTAAAGGTATTTTGGGAGTGATTTTTCTGCCATTGAGAAAATATCTTCAGTCTTTTGATAAACGGACGGCTCAGAACCCTGATTATATAATTGCTAATTCTAAATATGTTCAGGATTGGATTGAGGAACATTATAATAGAAAGTCGGTGGTAATCTATCCTCCTGTTGCTGTTGATCATTTTAACTTACGGACTACAAAAATACAGGATTCAGATTATTATGTAACGGTAGGACGGTTGGTACAGTATAAAAGGTTTGATTTATTAATTAAGGCTTTTATCAATCTTAATAAAAAATTAATTATTATCGGTGACGGATCAGAAAAATCAAAACTTGAAAAATTATCAAAAGGTAATGAGAACATTATTTTTAAAGGATTTTTAAACTCGAATGAAATTAATCATTATATAAGCAATGCAAAAGCTTTTGTTTTTTCATCTTTAGAAGATTTTGGAATTGCTCCGGTTGAAGCGCAAGCTTGTGGTACTCCTGTAATAGCATATGGACGAGGAGGAACTTTAGAAACGGTTTTAGAAAATAAAACGGGTGTTTTCTTTTATTCTCAAAATGTGCAGGAAATAGAAGAAGCTGTAAAGAAATTTGAAAATAAAATATTCAATTTCAATCCAATTCTAATCAGAGAACATTCCCGAAAATTTAGTGCGGAAGTATTTAAAATGAAATTTAAATCTTATTTAGCAGAATGTAATTTAATGAAAGAAAAAATATAA
- a CDS encoding acyltransferase translates to MIYYNLVLYPLNKLKFGAFGYRSSVKNFIRIEKPKNIFIGKNVSVGKYAWLAANPLTGYDNCKLEIGDNTYIGNSAHIYCTKSIIIEKSVLIADRVYISDNQHGYKDIRRPIIEQPIVQLSDVVIKEGSWIGENVCISGASIGKNSIVGANSVVTKDIPDYCIAVGAPAKIIKRYSFEKQAWLKTDAKGNFIE, encoded by the coding sequence ATGATTTACTATAATTTAGTATTATATCCACTAAATAAACTGAAATTCGGAGCTTTTGGATATAGATCTTCGGTCAAAAATTTTATCCGGATAGAAAAACCTAAAAATATATTTATAGGCAAAAATGTTTCTGTTGGTAAATACGCATGGTTAGCCGCTAATCCTTTAACGGGCTATGATAATTGTAAATTGGAAATAGGGGACAATACTTATATAGGAAATTCTGCTCACATTTATTGTACCAAAAGTATTATAATTGAAAAGTCTGTGCTTATTGCAGACAGAGTTTATATTTCGGATAATCAGCACGGATATAAAGATATTAGACGTCCTATCATTGAGCAACCAATTGTTCAGCTTTCTGATGTTGTGATAAAGGAAGGTTCTTGGATCGGAGAAAATGTTTGCATTTCCGGAGCCAGTATAGGTAAAAACAGCATTGTAGGAGCAAATTCTGTTGTGACAAAAGATATTCCTGATTATTGTATTGCGGTAGGCGCACCGGCAAAAATTATAAAGCGTTATTCATTTGAAAAACAGGCATGGCTAAAAACTGATGCTAAAGGCAATTTTATTGAGTGA
- a CDS encoding EpsG family protein, with translation MFIFFIFFGFRGYIDTDFAVYYPLYETAPTLSDFRGISDFFSGGEDFLLKVEPGFKVILVLLKSINKSYFLLQIVSSFIDVLFLNYFFKKYSPQYILGFIMFLIFSGLVIEINLIRNSKAIFLFIYSLQFIKERNALKYFICNGIGLLFHSSSIFYFPLYFFLHKKLPPQVVWGTFILGNVLYLGQIKFITPIVIGVGNFFGGFYAIMAEAYSKSSMYSDGYGITIGYLEKFLTFIIFYKSYDKIGEYIKDEKLLNIFFNLFFIFTTTYLFLSEYSVLIDRMTTLFVVSYWILYPYLYVVLNRVVKIIFTFVLLLFGILKMYKANNFIIRKYENILWNKPTISRAYFIFNKHIDKILTPKK, from the coding sequence ATGTTTATATTTTTTATTTTTTTTGGATTTAGAGGATATATTGATACGGACTTTGCTGTTTATTATCCATTATATGAAACAGCGCCTACCCTTTCTGACTTTCGTGGAATCTCAGATTTTTTCTCCGGAGGTGAAGATTTTCTTTTGAAAGTGGAGCCAGGCTTTAAAGTCATATTGGTTCTTCTTAAGAGTATTAATAAAAGTTATTTTTTACTTCAAATCGTTTCTTCTTTTATAGATGTATTGTTTCTCAACTATTTTTTTAAGAAATATTCTCCTCAATATATACTGGGTTTTATAATGTTTTTGATTTTTTCAGGCTTGGTCATAGAGATTAATCTGATTAGAAATTCAAAAGCGATATTTCTTTTTATCTATTCTTTACAGTTTATTAAAGAGAGGAATGCTCTTAAATATTTTATATGCAATGGAATAGGATTGCTTTTCCACTCCTCTTCGATTTTTTATTTTCCACTTTACTTTTTCCTGCATAAAAAGCTTCCTCCTCAGGTTGTTTGGGGAACTTTTATTCTTGGAAATGTGCTGTATCTGGGACAAATTAAATTTATTACCCCGATAGTTATTGGAGTAGGTAATTTTTTCGGAGGATTTTATGCTATCATGGCAGAAGCCTATTCAAAAAGCAGTATGTACAGTGATGGATATGGAATTACAATAGGATACCTGGAAAAATTTTTAACCTTTATTATATTTTATAAATCCTACGATAAAATAGGAGAATATATAAAAGATGAAAAATTACTTAATATTTTCTTCAACCTGTTCTTTATATTTACGACAACCTATTTGTTTTTATCTGAATATTCCGTTCTGATTGACAGGATGACTACACTTTTTGTAGTTTCCTATTGGATACTGTACCCTTATTTATATGTTGTACTCAATCGGGTGGTAAAAATTATCTTTACTTTTGTATTGTTATTGTTTGGGATTTTGAAGATGTATAAAGCTAATAATTTTATTATTAGAAAATATGAAAATATCTTATGGAATAAACCTACTATCAGTAGAGCTTACTTTATATTTAATAAACATATAGATAAGATTCTTACCCCAAAGAAATAA
- a CDS encoding CatB-related O-acetyltransferase yields MSKLINVVFGKYNWIGINVTIINSSVDDFSYIAEGSVICETKIGKFCSIGPNVRIAPGKHPTHTFASTHPSIYSNPYNLLKNFSKEDIFEYKKDVVIGNDVWIGANAIILNGVKIGDGAIIGANTVVTSDVESYAIVVGSPSKLVKHRFSEEEIDYLLKLKWWDKSHEWIQLNSENLCDIKKLINLNPLL; encoded by the coding sequence ATGTCTAAATTAATAAATGTTGTTTTCGGAAAATACAATTGGATTGGGATTAATGTGACGATCATAAATTCGTCAGTTGATGATTTCTCATACATTGCTGAGGGTTCGGTAATTTGTGAAACTAAAATAGGAAAATTTTGTTCCATAGGACCCAATGTCAGAATAGCGCCGGGAAAACATCCTACCCATACATTTGCCAGTACGCATCCTTCTATCTATTCGAATCCATATAATCTTTTAAAAAATTTTTCTAAAGAAGATATTTTTGAATATAAAAAAGATGTAGTCATCGGTAACGATGTATGGATTGGGGCAAATGCAATTATACTTAATGGAGTTAAAATAGGAGATGGGGCCATAATCGGAGCAAATACTGTAGTTACATCTGATGTAGAATCATATGCAATTGTTGTTGGCTCTCCCAGTAAATTGGTGAAACATAGGTTTTCGGAGGAAGAAATTGATTATTTGTTAAAATTAAAATGGTGGGATAAAAGCCACGAATGGATACAACTAAATTCTGAAAATTTGTGCGATATAAAGAAATTGATTAACCTTAATCCATTGCTGTAA
- a CDS encoding glycosyltransferase family 4 protein yields the protein MKVAFLSTFALDANISLIHALRKKNDVYFFTEALHEVYNFLNKEKLTKNISKGTEVGELTRFHELIDLDKTYVIKGTRTVNIFRKLYVSYKINQYLKKINPDVIITDNYMLTYFFSTLSYRKKMLLIVHDPFLHSGENFIIDRFLRKLQFNLIDNKILLNENQKKDFIERYQYNPNTIFTSFLSVYDYLRYCKTDNNSQSSTEFNILFFGRISPYKGIKFLLDAFVKIISSHPDIDMKLTIAGSGNFDFDIEVYKQYPQINILNEYIYPESLADLISQASVVVCPYTDATQSGVIMSAYAFKKPVIATNVGGLPEMVEDKKTGLIIEPKSSDAIYNAILELYNNKNILEEMSRNIEKVYFFGEKSWGSSADQFMEAFTKIIKK from the coding sequence ATGAAGGTTGCTTTCTTATCTACATTCGCTCTAGATGCCAATATTTCTTTGATTCATGCACTCAGGAAAAAAAATGATGTATATTTTTTTACAGAAGCGCTTCATGAAGTTTATAATTTTTTAAACAAAGAAAAATTAACAAAAAATATTTCGAAGGGGACAGAAGTTGGTGAACTCACCCGTTTCCATGAGCTTATAGATCTTGATAAGACGTATGTCATAAAGGGAACACGCACAGTAAATATTTTCAGAAAGCTTTATGTTTCATATAAAATAAATCAGTATCTAAAAAAAATCAATCCCGATGTGATTATTACAGATAATTACATGCTTACATATTTTTTTTCAACATTATCGTACCGCAAAAAAATGTTGCTTATTGTACATGATCCGTTTTTACATTCTGGTGAAAATTTCATTATTGATAGATTTTTACGCAAGCTACAGTTTAATCTTATAGATAACAAAATACTGTTAAATGAAAATCAGAAAAAAGACTTTATAGAACGTTACCAATACAATCCAAATACTATTTTTACCTCTTTTTTAAGCGTATATGATTATTTAAGATATTGTAAAACAGATAATAATTCACAATCTTCGACAGAATTTAATATCTTGTTTTTTGGCAGAATTTCACCTTATAAAGGAATCAAATTTTTGCTGGATGCTTTTGTAAAGATTATTTCATCTCATCCGGATATAGATATGAAGCTTACAATTGCTGGAAGCGGAAATTTTGATTTTGATATTGAAGTTTATAAACAATATCCTCAAATAAATATCCTTAATGAGTATATTTACCCTGAAAGTTTAGCAGATCTTATTTCTCAGGCTTCGGTAGTCGTTTGCCCATATACAGATGCTACCCAAAGCGGGGTGATTATGTCTGCTTATGCGTTTAAAAAGCCTGTGATTGCAACTAATGTAGGAGGACTTCCCGAGATGGTGGAAGATAAGAAAACAGGATTAATAATTGAGCCCAAAAGTTCCGATGCTATTTACAATGCTATATTGGAGCTTTACAATAATAAAAATATATTGGAAGAAATGTCCCGAAATATAGAGAAAGTATACTTTTTTGGAGAAAAAAGTTGGGGTAGCTCGGCAGATCAATTTATGGAGGCATTTACAAAAATAATAAAGAAATGA
- a CDS encoding glycosyltransferase family 2 protein, whose product MNEKIGIVTVLYNSESVLEEFFETLSKQDYINFVLYVVDNLSPDSSLSLSIKLASKYQFETVIIKNEANYGVAKGNNIGIIKAIEDQCDFVLLSNNDIALENETIRKLLNGLHKYHADMAVPKIYFYGTHKIWAAGGGYNKRNGITMQYGQEEEDNGQFNVDKQIAYAPTCFMLVKKEVFDNVGMMDENYFVYYDDTDFVYRALNKHKKKLWYISDTAVYHNESTSTGKMSDFSVRFLWRNLVYFALKNYNPLYAAYVVVYNYLYILIILYFRYSRHQWFIALKAYQEGLKLYLDNKFSKKNASF is encoded by the coding sequence ATGAATGAAAAAATAGGTATAGTAACCGTTTTATATAATAGCGAATCTGTTCTTGAAGAATTTTTTGAGACCTTAAGTAAACAGGACTATATAAACTTTGTATTGTATGTCGTAGACAATCTTTCTCCGGATAGCTCTTTATCATTAAGTATAAAATTAGCTTCAAAATATCAGTTTGAAACTGTAATTATTAAAAATGAAGCAAACTACGGGGTGGCAAAAGGCAATAATATCGGAATCATAAAGGCTATTGAAGACCAGTGTGATTTTGTACTCCTGTCTAATAATGATATTGCGCTTGAGAATGAAACCATCAGAAAATTACTGAATGGGTTACATAAGTACCATGCAGATATGGCAGTACCTAAAATATATTTTTATGGAACACATAAAATTTGGGCTGCTGGAGGGGGATACAATAAACGTAATGGTATCACTATGCAATATGGACAGGAAGAGGAGGATAATGGCCAATTTAATGTAGATAAACAAATAGCATATGCTCCTACTTGTTTTATGCTTGTGAAAAAAGAGGTGTTTGATAATGTCGGAATGATGGACGAAAACTATTTCGTATATTATGATGATACAGATTTTGTATATAGAGCACTCAACAAGCATAAAAAAAAGTTGTGGTATATCTCAGATACGGCTGTTTATCACAACGAATCTACTTCAACAGGTAAAATGAGTGATTTTTCAGTGAGATTCTTATGGAGAAACCTAGTTTATTTTGCTTTGAAAAACTATAATCCTTTATATGCAGCATATGTTGTAGTATATAATTATTTATATATATTGATCATATTATACTTTAGATACTCTAGACATCAGTGGTTTATCGCATTGAAAGCCTATCAAGAAGGATTGAAATTATATTTAGATAATAAATTTTCAAAAAAGAATGCTAGTTTTTAA
- a CDS encoding glycosyltransferase: MKVSVCLATYNGEKFISEQITSILQQIGQNDEIIVSDDGSADKTLEIIRNINDSRIKIVINKGKKGYTPNFQNALRAAVGDIIFLSDQDDVWMPGKYNTVLEGLKENDLVVTNSMVTDELLNVTNPSFFSLYNSGTGILKNIICCTYYGSCMAFNRKVLRHSMPFPKNEEVAIDLWMGLVAEVTGKVKFIEQPYLLYRRSKNTVTQLGSLLNRSDRPFIMKLYKRWILLTSILKFAFLHKLGLKK; encoded by the coding sequence ATGAAAGTAAGTGTATGCCTGGCGACTTATAATGGGGAGAAGTTTATATCAGAGCAAATTACCTCGATACTGCAGCAGATTGGTCAAAATGATGAAATCATTGTTTCCGATGACGGGTCTGCCGATAAGACGTTGGAAATTATCAGAAATATTAATGACAGCAGAATAAAAATAGTAATTAACAAAGGAAAGAAAGGATATACTCCAAATTTTCAGAACGCATTGAGGGCAGCAGTTGGAGATATTATTTTCTTGTCAGATCAGGACGATGTGTGGATGCCGGGTAAATATAATACTGTTTTAGAAGGTTTAAAGGAAAATGATTTGGTGGTAACGAATTCTATGGTTACAGATGAGCTTTTGAATGTTACCAATCCTTCTTTTTTCAGCTTATACAATTCCGGAACAGGTATTCTGAAAAATATCATTTGTTGTACCTATTATGGTTCTTGTATGGCTTTTAACAGAAAAGTTTTAAGGCATTCTATGCCATTTCCTAAAAATGAGGAAGTGGCCATTGACCTTTGGATGGGATTAGTTGCGGAAGTCACAGGCAAAGTGAAATTTATAGAGCAGCCTTATTTACTCTATAGAAGATCAAAAAATACGGTCACTCAGTTGGGAAGCTTATTGAATAGAAGTGATAGACCATTCATTATGAAGCTTTATAAAAGATGGATATTATTAACTTCCATATTAAAATTTGCGTTTTTGCATAAATTAGGGCTGAAAAAATAA
- a CDS encoding lipopolysaccharide biosynthesis protein → MLSSKKITINAFSAVVQVVFTALLYFFLYKYLLATIGVRQLGIWSLILSFSSIANLANLGMTSGLVKFVAEYILENDKSKLGKLIFTSVLSMSFLFVSLSLIILLGAKFFLQYVIDEHFLNIALEILPYSLASLCINAIGGVFTSVLEGYQKNYIRNFIYIISGIIMFGGTVLLTSTYHLKGVAIAQLIQSGFIFFAALVFTVKISPNNQIRYWKWHKQSFKELFNYGYKFQFVSISQLLYEPATKLLLSKYGGLVLLGHYEMATKAVNQFRALLTSANQVVVPVVAEKAKTEDSSFLQSFYIKMNRILLLFNLPLSTFLILATPIISLLWLGSFNFDFIFSMFVLVISTFINIMCGPAYFSSMGEGKLNVLVIVHVSMAIINIILGIILGLYAEGYGIILAWAIALSIGSLVVIVNYNKSLKISFFDIFRKEEAKLLLVSFLIIFLNILSYQFISAERNSLKMILGIFSLFLYLPVIFKNENVRQLISSIKK, encoded by the coding sequence ATGCTTTCTTCCAAAAAAATTACAATAAATGCTTTTTCAGCAGTAGTACAAGTTGTATTTACAGCTTTATTGTATTTTTTTTTATATAAGTATTTATTGGCTACAATTGGAGTACGGCAATTAGGCATATGGTCATTAATATTATCGTTTTCTTCCATTGCTAATTTGGCGAATTTAGGAATGACTTCGGGACTAGTAAAATTTGTTGCAGAATACATTTTGGAAAATGATAAGAGCAAACTGGGGAAACTGATATTCACCTCTGTCCTATCAATGTCATTTCTTTTTGTAAGTTTAAGTCTGATTATTCTTTTAGGTGCAAAATTTTTCTTACAATATGTAATTGATGAACATTTTTTAAATATTGCATTAGAAATACTTCCTTATTCCTTAGCTTCACTTTGCATTAACGCAATAGGAGGGGTATTTACTTCAGTTTTAGAAGGATATCAAAAAAACTATATCAGAAATTTTATTTATATCATCTCTGGAATTATTATGTTTGGGGGAACGGTTTTATTAACTTCGACCTATCATCTTAAAGGAGTTGCTATTGCGCAGCTTATACAGTCTGGTTTTATTTTTTTTGCTGCCTTAGTATTTACAGTGAAAATTAGCCCGAATAATCAAATCCGTTATTGGAAATGGCATAAACAATCTTTTAAAGAATTGTTTAATTACGGTTATAAATTTCAGTTTGTTTCAATAAGCCAGCTTTTATATGAACCGGCCACCAAACTGCTTTTGAGTAAGTATGGTGGACTTGTGTTGCTTGGACATTATGAAATGGCAACCAAAGCAGTCAATCAGTTTCGTGCTCTATTAACAAGTGCTAACCAGGTTGTGGTACCTGTTGTTGCAGAAAAAGCTAAAACAGAAGATTCTTCTTTTTTACAAAGCTTTTACATAAAGATGAATCGTATTTTACTTTTATTTAATCTACCTTTATCTACTTTTTTAATTTTAGCAACTCCCATAATTTCTTTATTGTGGCTTGGTAGCTTTAATTTTGATTTTATTTTTTCAATGTTTGTTTTAGTGATATCCACTTTTATTAATATTATGTGTGGACCGGCTTATTTTAGCTCAATGGGAGAAGGTAAGCTTAATGTTTTAGTGATAGTTCATGTAAGCATGGCTATTATTAATATTATTTTAGGAATAATTTTGGGTTTATATGCAGAAGGTTACGGAATTATTTTAGCATGGGCTATTGCTCTTTCTATAGGATCGCTAGTTGTTATTGTTAACTATAATAAATCTTTAAAAATTAGTTTTTTTGATATTTTCCGAAAAGAAGAAGCGAAATTATTATTGGTTAGCTTTTTAATTATTTTCTTAAATATTCTTTCATATCAGTTTATTTCGGCTGAAAGAAATAGTCTGAAAATGATTTTAGGCATATTTTCACTTTTTTTATATTTACCTGTTATTTTTAAAAATGAAAATGTTAGGCAATTAATTTCATCCATAAAAAAATAA
- a CDS encoding GH39 family glycosyl hydrolase, whose amino-acid sequence MIFTIISVFIFCMTNSQRIKDSVSVDIDFNKKSLHVKSMSGFLHYDDIRALQNNIMALQPKYWRIGWSYKSISDINYLRSFNITPILVLSDIYAYPGKKNNREWPHPLYTDRLKNIVTAEYQKFKNTVIYDIWNEPFHQEGFGDFDRDEYYQIFKKAHDIIRSLPGGDKALITGPSFDRYDEKEIEGFLNFCNKNNIRVDVLSWHEWRDQDYLKDFAKDVKKLKEVLLPKYPKVGIKKIVLGEIINQYSQFSGSEILEVFRYLENNGIDGACKGCWAESNGVFNCNNSMNGLLDKNGNPRSVWWAYKLYGQSIKNRVKYISNYEYVSAFASYDNKGQYVIINNNSGNKVINTKINLKNLFQFYKNGKTLELKVYEVPNTNESVLESMILIQKQKISIGKNMIALKIPSMTPKTVYYLTVSNNFK is encoded by the coding sequence ATGATTTTTACGATCATTTCTGTTTTTATCTTTTGTATGACGAACAGTCAAAGAATAAAAGACTCGGTAAGTGTCGATATTGATTTCAATAAAAAAAGCTTGCATGTAAAATCAATGTCTGGTTTCCTACACTATGATGACATCAGAGCACTTCAGAATAATATCATGGCATTACAACCAAAGTATTGGAGGATAGGTTGGTCTTACAAATCTATTTCTGATATCAATTATCTGAGAAGTTTTAATATTACTCCCATTTTGGTTTTGTCGGATATTTATGCATATCCTGGGAAAAAAAATAATAGGGAATGGCCTCATCCTTTATACACAGATAGGTTAAAGAATATAGTAACTGCCGAGTATCAGAAATTCAAAAATACAGTCATCTATGATATTTGGAATGAACCCTTTCATCAGGAAGGTTTTGGTGATTTCGATAGGGATGAATACTATCAGATTTTTAAAAAGGCTCATGACATCATTAGATCTTTACCTGGAGGAGATAAAGCTCTGATTACAGGACCTTCTTTTGACCGTTATGATGAAAAAGAAATAGAAGGATTTTTGAATTTTTGTAATAAAAATAATATAAGAGTTGATGTTTTATCCTGGCACGAATGGAGGGATCAGGATTATCTGAAAGATTTTGCGAAAGATGTTAAGAAATTAAAAGAAGTACTTTTGCCTAAATATCCTAAAGTGGGAATTAAGAAAATCGTTTTAGGTGAAATTATTAATCAATATTCACAATTTTCAGGATCGGAAATACTGGAAGTTTTTAGATATCTGGAAAATAACGGTATAGATGGTGCATGTAAAGGGTGTTGGGCAGAAAGTAATGGCGTTTTTAATTGTAATAATTCAATGAATGGACTATTAGATAAAAACGGAAATCCCAGATCTGTTTGGTGGGCTTATAAGCTATACGGCCAAAGTATTAAAAACAGAGTGAAATATATTTCCAATTATGAATATGTTTCTGCATTTGCCTCTTATGATAATAAAGGTCAATATGTAATAATTAATAATAATAGTGGTAATAAGGTTATCAATACGAAAATTAATCTGAAAAATTTATTTCAGTTCTATAAAAACGGCAAAACTTTGGAATTGAAAGTTTATGAGGTACCCAATACTAATGAATCTGTGTTGGAAAGTATGATTTTGATCCAGAAACAGAAAATTAGTATTGGGAAAAATATGATAGCACTCAAGATACCAAGTATGACTCCTAAAACAGTTTATTATCTGACCGTTTCAAATAATTTTAAATAA
- a CDS encoding NAD-dependent epimerase/dehydratase family protein, translating into MKNILITGGAGFIGSNIALKLIKRGWNVTVLDNLSPQIHGDKPEITSPLYKSIHDRVRFIKGSVTLREDWMNAIKGQDAIIHLAAETGTGQSMYEIQKYIDVNIGGTALMLDILANTSHQVKKVIIASSRAIYGEGKYKCREHGIVYPFERLDQDMAKGDFLCKCPICRQTVEILPTTEDSKIHPTSVYGITKQNQEQLVLTVCRSLGIAAVGYRFQNVYGPGQSLANPYTGILSIFSTRIKNGNSINIFEDGKETRDFVFIDDVAEATILGLEKKEANGEVYNVGTGVATNVMTVAETLSMFYQRQVPILVSGNYRLGDIRHNYADISKIKQQLGFEPKWSFEKGIEAFTSWVNKQQIPEDRYDLSIEEMKNKGLYK; encoded by the coding sequence ATGAAAAATATATTAATTACGGGAGGGGCCGGTTTTATAGGTTCAAATATAGCGTTGAAACTTATAAAAAGAGGATGGAATGTGACAGTTTTAGATAATCTGTCACCACAAATTCATGGTGATAAACCGGAAATCACCTCACCTCTTTATAAAAGTATACATGATAGGGTAAGATTTATAAAAGGTTCCGTGACATTGAGAGAAGACTGGATGAATGCTATAAAAGGACAAGATGCAATCATTCATTTAGCGGCGGAAACAGGAACAGGGCAGTCAATGTATGAAATTCAAAAATATATTGATGTAAATATCGGAGGAACCGCTCTTATGCTCGATATACTTGCGAACACATCCCATCAAGTGAAAAAAGTTATTATTGCTTCTTCTCGGGCTATATATGGAGAGGGTAAATATAAATGTCGAGAGCATGGGATTGTATATCCGTTCGAAAGACTAGATCAGGATATGGCAAAGGGAGATTTTTTATGTAAATGTCCTATATGCCGCCAAACTGTTGAAATACTTCCTACTACCGAAGATAGTAAAATTCATCCCACTTCTGTTTATGGTATTACCAAACAAAATCAGGAACAATTAGTATTAACAGTATGTAGATCTTTAGGAATTGCAGCAGTAGGATATCGGTTTCAAAACGTGTATGGGCCGGGACAATCTTTAGCGAATCCTTATACAGGAATATTATCTATTTTTTCAACCCGGATTAAAAATGGAAATTCAATTAATATCTTTGAAGATGGGAAAGAAACAAGAGATTTTGTTTTTATAGATGATGTTGCAGAAGCCACCATTTTGGGATTGGAAAAAAAAGAAGCCAATGGTGAAGTTTATAATGTAGGAACTGGTGTTGCAACAAATGTGATGACAGTAGCTGAAACGTTATCGATGTTTTATCAACGGCAAGTACCCATACTGGTTTCAGGGAATTATAGATTAGGAGATATACGGCACAATTATGCGGATATTTCCAAAATAAAGCAACAATTAGGATTTGAACCGAAGTGGAGTTTTGAAAAAGGTATAGAAGCGTTTACAAGTTGGGTTAATAAGCAACAAATTCCTGAAGATAGGTATGATCTATCTATCGAGGAAATGAAAAACAAAGGCTTATATAAATGA